From the genome of Cytophagales bacterium WSM2-2:
AGGCAATGATGTTTGTTCAAGTCTGCGCTTGTCGAGCAAAGGCTTGAAAGCTATGTAAAGGAGCAGTGCCCCTGTTGCCAGGCACAACGGAATGACAATAGACCAGATCATCCATTGATGCTCACTGTCACTTTCAAGCCAGGATGATATTTCCTGAATGACCAGTTTTACATTGAGGGTTACAATGATTGTAGCAATCACCCAGGCGCAAATTTTCATCCAGTTCTTGATCACGAACACGCCCATTTTCTCTTTGTCGCTGGTGAAATGAATAAGAGGAATGACAGCAAAGCCCAATTGCAAGCTGAGAATTACTTGACTAAAGACGAGAAGAGCCCCGGTTTTTCCTTCACCATAAAAAATGATGACGATGTAGGCCGGGGTGATGGCGATGAGACGTGTGATTAATCTTCGGAGCCACGGAGCGATGCGTAAGTTGAGATATCCTTCCATCACAATTTGCCCGGCGAGTGTTCCTGTGATGGTTGAACTCTGACCGGCAGCCACCAGTGCTACACCGAATAAAATTGACGCCCAGTCTGTGCCCAGGAGCGGAGCAAGAAATTTGTACGAGTCCTGAATGTCAGAGACTTCATACATCCCTGCCCTGAAAAATGTGGAAGCGGCCAGAATCAAAATCGCAGCGTTTACAAAGAATGCAGCATTGAGCGCGATCACAGAGTCGATGACATTGTATTTGATGGCAGACCATATTCCTTTTTCGGAGGAATCAAATCTTCTGGTCTGGACGAGAGATGAATGCAAATAAAGATTGTGCGGCATCACAGTGGCGCCAATGATACCGATAGCGATGTACAATGCTTCGCTCGTTGGGAGCGAAGGGATGAAGCCTTTGATCAGTTGCGCTGCGTCCGGCTTTGCCCAGAACATCTCCAGAAGGAAAGAAGCACCAATGATGAAAACCAGTGCTATGATGAACGCCTCGATCTTGCGCATGCCGTAACTTTGCAACACCAGGAGAATCAGCGTATCAAGTACGGTCAGTGTCACGCCCCATATCAGTGGAATGCCGAAAAGCAATTGCAAGCCGATAGCCATTCCGAGTACTTCTGCCAAATCACAAGCGGCAATAGCAATCTCAGCTAAAATCCACAGACAAAAATTAACTATCGGATGATAACTTGCGCGCGATGCCTGCGCCAGGTCAAGTTGACGCACAATTCCGAGTCGTGCGCTCAGGCTTTGTAAAAGAATTGCCATCAGGTTTGACATCAACAGCACCCATAGCAATGCATAACCGAATTTGCTTCCGCCAGCAATATCGGTTGCCCAGTTGCCCGGATCCATGTAACCAACGCTGACGAGATAAGCAGGCCCGAGGAACGCCAATAATTTTCTCCAGCCGCGTTGCTTGGTGGCATCCACAGAAGCATGCACCTCGCTCAGCGACTTTCCATTCGAATTTTTTTGATACATCGTTTTTTTCTCAACACTCATAGTTTCAACAAAATCAGAAGTAGGACGAAAAACCAAACTGGAAACCACTCGTCTTCGTGGCCGGGTTTCCTAAAATATCTGTTTGCCATTTGTAGCGGTAGTTCAGGCGGATCACTGTTTGTGCGAAAGGCCTCCAGCTCAGTCCTGGCATCACTGAAACCATGTCTTCGCGGATATTGGTTCCTGTCTCCGTGAATTTGCCAATGTTCCAGTCCACATATTCAAAACGGAAAACTGCATTAACTACAGAACGGTTGAACCCAAGGATCGACCGCTTCATGACCGGCTGAACAAAATCAATAAATCCACCGACTTGCTTGTTGCCGTATTGCTGTGTATAGGTTTCCGGAATGTCGACATTAACAAAAGCCCACTCGGTGGTGATGTAGGTTTTCGTTTGGAGGATGGTATTGAAATCCACAGCCCACACGTTAACTCTTCTTTTTTTGTCAAGCACAATCCCATCATCCTGAAATTTGTTGTAGATGCCACCCATATAGGAGAAACCGAGTTCACCAATCTTTTTATTCTTGACGGCAACTTTCGTAGTGAGCAGCGGCTGGCCGTTGCTGCTCTCTTCAAACCGGTCAGGGTTTAACTTGGAGGCAGGTAGAAAAGTTTTGTTCTGGGCGTTGCTGATGATCCTGTTGTCGAACCCGTTGGTGAGGTAAGTTTCGTAAGCGTAAACCCAGTTGTTTTTGTAAAGCTTGCCATACAGTCCGAAGCCAACATTGCTCCAGGTGGCGGGCAGCATTTCCGTGGCGGAAATAGGTCTATCTATGAATTCCCACTTGGGCCCATCATGATTTTGGTTGAAGGCCCCAATAGGATTCATGACAACCCCTCCCCGAAAATTCAGGAGAGGATGTAGTTCGAAATCGACTGAAGCAAACTCTATGTTTATTTCTTTTGTGCCTTCCTCAAACTCAATTTCTGAGAGAAACTTTATCCGTTTATAGATGCTTGATCCCAGAAAAAGCGTAAGCCTTCTCATTTGGAACTGATGACCTTCGGATACGCCATTCGTGCCGAGGTGCTGCCAGTTTGCTTCGACATAACCTCCGACCGCCACCGGCAACTTGCTCACGGAAAGAAATGGACGATTGTAGATAGCATCCATGTTTAGAAGTACTTTGGTCGTGTCTTTCGTTACACGTCTGAATAAACTCGAATCAATTTGTGCGTTAGCAAATCCGCATGTCAGTAAAAGCAGTATGGTTAAAAGTCTACTCATTTCTTTAATTCAATAATAATCTTGTCGATTGTTGTTGTTACCGGAAAGGAGCGAAGGCTTTTTTCAGCAGGACCGTGTGTCACTTTTCCTGTCTTATCAAACTCGCTGCCGTGACTTGAACAATACAAATGATCTCCTGATGCGTTGAGCTCCGATCCCTGGTGAGTACATTTCATCCAAAGTGCACTGTAGCTATTCTCGCTGATCTTGTACACGTAAATTGGAAACTCCAACTCATCATGATGGACAACTACAAATTGACGACTCAATAGCTTTCCTTTTTGTTCGTATACAAATTCAGACAGGGGAATAGAAATGCCAGAAGTTTCAAGCGCTCCATTAACATACTTGGTTGATCCGCACGAAGTAAGCAGCGCAGAAAGCGAAGTGCCTCCGATGCACGTAAAGCAAGTTGTCGATATGAATTCGCGTCTGTTCATGTCAGAGGCTTTCGAGAAATTGAATCAGTTTTTTCTTCTCATCATCAGTAAGCGACTGGTAGTTTGTCTTACTTTGATTCCCTTCACCACCGTGCAGCACAATTGCTTCCTGGATACTCCTGGCTCTTCCATCGTGCAGCAAATAATATTGTCCTCCCTGAGAATTTTTTGATAAGCCAAGTCCCCACAGCGGGGGCGTGCGCCATTCGGAAGTTTTAGCGGAACCTTCCGTGTACCCGTCATCGAGTCCGGCTCCCATGTCGTGAAGCAGGAGATCGGTGTAAGGAGAAAAGGTTTTATTCACAAGTGCGGCAATGTTGCTTGTACCTGTCTTCATCTCCTGACGATGACAAGCTCCGCAGCCAACAGTTGTGAACAATTGCTTGCCGGCAAGAATCTCCGTTGTCTCCGACCGCGGCACTGGAGCCTTTAATGTTTTTAAGTAATGGACAACATCCGCTAATGTTTGATTAGAAACCTCAGGATCAGATTCAACACCGGAGTAAGTATCCTTCGATTCATAAGTTGAAGTAACACCGATGTCCTGGTTGTAGGCTTGGGCTGTCTGCTGAAAAAGATTGTAAGTCGAAGCTTTCTTGCCAAATCGGCCAATGTATTTTCCGTTTTGCGGAACGCTGTTGGGGCGAGGTTCAACGTAAGCTTTGAGTGTAACCCAGTTGGGTGTACCACTAATTCCATCACCATTGAGATCATTCGGATCGGCCCACGCAAGGATGTCTGCATCACTCACTGCATCAATCAATCCCAAACCGGTGTTGGCTGGAGGATTTAGTTTAGTGGAAGTAGCTCCTGCTGGGATTTGTTCAGGAATAAAACCGGGGATAGCACGGTGTTGAAGTTGGGGGCCGCCCTCGTTCAGAAATAAATTTCCATTCTCGTCAGGCTGACCAAAGCGTGTGAGTGTAGTAAAGGGATGACCTTTGCCATCACCCAGGTGACAACTTCCGCAGGAGGTCGCCACGAACAAGGGACCAAGGCCATTTTCTGTGGTAAAAATCTGGTCATTGAATGCTATGTCTCCGCGAATGAACTGCTGACGCTCAGCAGCTGTCAGTCCTTCCATGGGTCCGTCCAGCATTTGGCTGTCGTCTAGCGCTGCAGGCTCAAATTGAGCACACGAAATTATAATTACCCCTAAAAGAAATGTCAATATGAATTTTGAATGTGTCATTCAGTTACCAGTAAATTTTCTGCGGCCTCACGCGAAATGAAAGCCTTCTTTTTGTTGTCAATTGAAATTTCGATAGAGCCGTCAAAATCCACTTTATCTACAATGCACAGCATAGCGCCTATGTAGATTCCGATTTTACTGAGGTATTGTAAAAATGAAGGCGAACCGTTTTTAACGGCACTTACTGTGCACTTCTTGTTGACCGAAAATTCCGAAAGGTTGACTTGCTTCATCTCCTTGATCTTTCCGGTCTTATCCGGGATCGGATGACCATGAGGATCTACTTTGGGGAATTCGAGGAACTTGTCCAGTTTTTCGATGAGCAGCGGTGACTGAATATGCTCCAACTGCTCGGCTACTTCATGCACTTCGTCCCAGTTGAAACTCAGCTTCTGAACCAGGAATGTTTCCCAAAGGCGGTGCTTGCGAATCACGATCAACGCATCCGTTTTCCCCTTGGCAGTCAGGTTGGCACCATAATATTTCTGATACGAAATCAGCTTTTTAGCCGCCAGCTTTTTTACCATGTCAGTGGCCGAGGCGGGTTTGGTTTTCATGGAGTCTGCCAGATCATTGGTCAGGACGGGCTTGCTACCTGCCTCCGACAGGTGGTAGATCGCTTTCAGGTAGTTCTCCTCCGTGTAGCTAAGCATTAAATTACTTTGAGCCACAAAGATAATATTTTAGACTAATCTAAAAAATGTTTTAGTTATATGAAATAAAAACTAACGAATGTTAGATGGACTGGATAGCCTCAATGAACCTGGTTTCTTCCGATTCCCACCTGGCTTCTGATGCCGGACGAGTGTAAAAATTCCCTTCTTTATTAATCTGCTCAAGAATGAATGGAACATTGGGTTCATCAAAATTTACTTTAACTGCCGCAGCAGGCGGTAGACACAGTTTCACCCACGGAGCATGATCCTGAACCAGGATCGGAAGCTGGCACGCCAGGTATTCATAGAGCTTACTCGGAATTTTGTTTTCGATGTGGGGCGACATCGGGTAGCAAATAAACCCGAAGTGAGCTGAGGCAATTCCATCCATGATAACTTCGTGAGAAAGGAAAGCCTCACCTCCGAACATGGTGATAAAGGGATGCATCGCAATTTCCTTTTCTAATTTTTTAAAAACAGACGATTGCGCGCAATATCCCATGATCAATAATTGTATTTTCGGATCTGCCTTGTGTAGTTTCTTTGTCAGCTCAATCGCCTGGAAAACCCCGGTGCTTTCGGCGATAGTTCCCGTGAAGATCAACCGGGTGATGTTGCTGGCAGGCTTTCTCCGAAAATCGGCAGGCACCCTGCACTTGTTTTCGATCACCACCGACCTCGCCCGTGCAAATGGAAGCTCGCTCTCATAGCATCGTTCGGCAAGAATAAATTTTGAAAAAGCAAAAGACACGATCCATTCGCGAAACCTGACTAATGAACCGACCAGGTGTCTCAGAGGAAACGGAAATACTTCCGTATAAATGATATTTTTCCTGTAGTTCTCCTGGATATCATAAACAACCTTCTTCCCCGTGAATACCCGGTAGAGTAAGGCAACACCTAACAACTCATGCGTGCAAACGATCAGAATGTCGGGCTTGATCGAAAAAACTTTCCTCAGCAACTCAATTCTGATTTTTATCCTTCCAATGCCTATTCTGGTGAATGGTCCGTGCGGAAGAAAATGAATTCCTTCCATTAATCGCCTCGATGCTGGTGGGAAACCCGCAATGAATACCTCCCACCCATGGGCCGCCAGAGATTGCCCCATGCGATCAAACATTCGGGGTTCATCTACCGGTTTGAGCACTGAAGCGAGGAGTATTCTTCTTTTTTTTATTTCTTGCATCCGATTTAACAGTAAATATAGATGCAACTTCAGGAACAAATTGAAAAAGTGTGGAGCAATCGCGAGCTCCTTCAGACAACCGAGGCTCAGGCCGCTATTCGCGAAGTGGTTGAACAACTGGATAAAGGCAAACTTCGTGTGGCTGAACCGGTGGCCGATGGGTGGAAGGTGAATGAATGGATCAAAAAGGCCGTCATCCTCTATTTCCCGATCCAGACCATGGAAACGATCGAAGTAGGGCCTTTTGAATTTCATGATAAAATTGCCCTGAAGAAAAATTATAAAGCATTGGGTGTCCGCGTTGTTCCTCACGCGATTGCGCGCTACGGCTCGTATGTGAGCAAAGGCGTTATCCTGATGCCTTCATATGTTAACATCGGTGCGTATGTCGATGAAGGGACGATGGTAGACACGTGGGCAACCGTTGGAAGTTGTGCACAGATTGGAAAGAACGTTCACCTGAGTGGGGGTGTGGGAATAGGCGGTGTACTGGAGCCCGTACAAGCTGCCCCGGTAATTGTTGAGGACAATGCGTTCATCGGTTCGAGGTGCATCATTGTAGAAGGCGTTCGTGTTGGAAGCGAAGCCGTACTTGGAGCTAACGTTGTCTTAACAGCGAGTTCAAAAATTATTGACGTAACGGGTCCCAAGCCGGTCGAATATAAGAGCTTTGTTCCTCCAAGGTCTGTGGTGATTCCAGGGACGATTCCTAAACAGTTTCCAGCAGGCGAATTCCAGGTTCCTTGCGCATTGATCATTGGACAGCGCAAAGAAAGTACGGACAAAAAAACGTCACTTAATGACGCCCTACGTGATAATCAAATCTCGGTTTGATATTTGCTAATTGATTCTGTAAAAAACTGGAGGTAAATTTGCGTATGCGCTGGAAGTTACTTGTTGCTGTCGGGTTTATCAGTTTTGCTTTTACACAGGAAAGCCCGCTGCCCCGTTCAAAAAAATCGAGTATTTCAACAGGTGAGAGACTTGACTACCGGATGTACCTTGGCTTTTTTACGGTAGGCCGGGGAACAACTACCGTGGACAATAACTATCACGTCAGAAATGACCGCAAGTGCTACAAAGTGGATGCCTTCATGCAGACACTTGGGATGGCAAGCTGGGTTTCGAAGGTGAATGACAATTGGGGCGCTTATGTTGATACGAGTGAACTTGTGGCTCACGAATCATACCGGGTACTAAGTGAGGGCAGCTATCGCCTCCATGAAGTTGTAACCTACAATCACGAGAGAGATGAGGCCTCAGTAAGTGTCGCAGACAAAAAGACGGGCAAATTTGGCGATCCCAAAACATACACAACCCCGGACCAGGTGCGGGATATTGTTGCGGGGTTCATGTACTTACGCATCATCGATTTTTCGAAATACAAAGTTAAAGACACGCTTACAGTCTCAGGGTTTTTTGAAGACAAGGCCTATCACTTTAAGATCATTTATCACGGGAAGGAAACAGTTAAGACAGACCTCGGAAAAATTCCTTGCCACAAACTGATCCCCATCATGCCCGATAACCAGTTGTTCAGGGGCGAGAACTCCGTCACGGCCTGGATTTCTGCCGATGGAAACCAGGTTCCAATTAAGGTAGATGCCAGGATGTTCATTGGACATGCCGGAACAGAACTGGTTAGCTTCCGCGGATTGAAAAACCAGTTTGTGGTAGTGCGCTGATCAAAGTATCACATCAACTATTTGTTTATTTTTATCAGCATAACCTAATCCAAAAGTTATGCTAAAAGAATTCAAAGCCTTTGCAATTCGAGGCAACGTGATTGACCTCGCAGTGGGTGTTGTGATTGGTGCGGCATTCAACAAAATCGTTGGATCATTGATTGACGATGTCATCACCCCCTTGATCCTGAAGCCTGCACTGGATGCTGCTCGTCTTTCGCACTTGAGTGAGTTGACCGTTTTTGGCACAGTGAAATACGGAGTCTTCGCGGCTTCGGTTATTAATTTTGTCATTGTCGCTTTCGTACTTTTCCTGATTATTAAAGGAATGAATGCAGCGCAAAAGAAAGAAGAAGCACAGCCTGTAACTCCGTCTACTCCGGCAGATGTTCAGTTGTTAACTGAAATTCGCGACCTGCTAAAAAAATGATTTACTGTGAAAAACATTTTTAGACCAGGCGATCAGAAGTTCTTTAAGCGAACTGTTTTAGAACAAGACCAGGCGATTTTTCATGACCAATTGCTCCACCCGGTATGCTCCACGTTTGCCCTGGCCCGCGACTTCGAATGGTCATCACGCCTTTTTTTTATTGAAATGAAAGAAGATGATGAGGAAGGCGTTGGCACCATGCTTTCAATTGTACATCAGAGTCCCGCTTTTGTAGGAGAGGAGGTCTCTTTCACCGCCACGGTCGAGACAATAATTAAGAATGAATTGATTTGTACGATCGAAGCCAAAGTGGGCGACAGGATTATCGCTATTGGCAAAACTGGCCAGAAAATGCTGAAGCGTGAAAAACTAAGGGAATTGTTTAGGGCAAAGTATTGAACAAATGCCCTGAGATTGAGACATTAAAAAGCCTTATCTTTTCCGAGGGACTCTATAGAGGCATAGCCTTAAATCTTTTAAAAAAGTAAATCTCAAAAGTGAATAACATGATTTCGGTCTTAAACCTCAGTAAGAGCTATGAAACGGTACAAGCACTGAAGGGAATATCTTTCAACATCAAACAAGGCGAGTTCTTTGGGTTGCTCGGCCCTAATGGTGCAGGGAAAACAACTACTATATCCATCATGAGTACTCTTCTTGAGCCGAATGAAGGAAGTGTCAGTATTGCGGGCTTTGATCTCAAAGCCAATCCAACAGAATGCAAGAAAACAATCGGGGTAGTACCCCAGGAAATAGCTTTGTACAACGAGCTTTCAGCCTATGATAATCTTATGTTCTGGGGAAGCTTGTACAATGTTTCCAAAAGCGAATTAAGATCAAGAATTGATGAAACGCTACGGCTGTTTGGGTTATTTGAAAGAAGAAATGATAAAGTGAAAACATACTCGGGTGGAATGAAACGCAGGATCAACATCGCCTCAGCGCTACTGCATCAACCCAAGGTTTTGTTTATGGATGAACCTACAGTGGGTATTGATCCGCAAAGCAGGAACCTGATTTTTGAAGTAGTTGAGAAGCTGCATAAGGAAGGAATGACCTTTGTTTACACTACTCATTACATGGAGGAAGCGGAACGGTTCTGCGACCGGATTGGAATAATTGACAACGGGCAGATTATTGCCCAGGGAACTCTGGAGGAATTGAAGTCATTGAGCAAGATCAACGAAACCATTGTTGTTACGTTCACGAATCTCTCGGATAGTTTGTACGAAAAGATTTCTTCAGAGTGGGAAGGAGCGACACGGGTGGGAGATGTGATTCACTTCGTTTCCTCCGATGTAAAAAAAGACCTGTCCGTGATAGTATTAAAATGCAGTCAGGCGGGCCTGGCCATTTCTCATATTGATATTAAGAAAGTTAATCTTGAAACTATCTTCCTAAGTTTAACAGGTAAACAACTGCGCGACTAAAATGAAAAAACTAGCCATAAAAGACCTGAAATTGTTTTTTGCCGACAAGAGGTCATTGATACTAACGTTTGCGGTTCCTATTGCATTGATCACGCTTTTTGCTTTCGCATTTGGAGGAGTAGGACAAGAGAAGGGAAAGGCAAGACCCACGAAAGTGCTTGTGGCCGATGAAGATGAGACAGGGGCTTCGAAAAACGTAATTGCTCAACTTGATTCGTTGAAAGAAATTGAAGTGTCGTTAACAGATATCGGTACGGCAGAGAATCGGATAAGAAAAGGTGAAGAACCTGCAGTTCTTGTATTTCACAAAGGGTTTAGCGACTCTTTGAATGCTGGTAAAAATCCTCCGATAGAATTCAAATATGATGGAGCAAAAGAAGCAGAAATAGGGATTTTACAAGGGGCACTTACCGGAAAACTCATGAGCATCCTTGGTGCCCGTTCGATTGAAAAAGATGTGCTTACCATGGTTGATTCCGATAATCCAGGTATAGATGAGGTCACCCGAAAAAAAATTCATTCTCAGATATCGAAAAATTTCTCATCGGATCAAACAAAGAAAATATCTACGACTCTTATCAAAAAGACACCACTCGTTGCCGAAGAAGAAACTTCACCAGGCCTTATCCAAGCCGTCTCTGGCACGGCAATCATGATGCTGCTATTTTCTGTTGTAGGTGTGGGCGCCAGCATGCTTGACGAAAAGCAAGAAGGTACTTTAAAGAAACTATTGTACTCTCCGCTTCACCCGAATAGTATTTTGTTTGGAAAAATGATTTATGCGAACTCAGTTTCCATGCTCCAGCTTTCGGTAATGTTCCTTTATGCCTGGCTGGTTTTCGGATTGGATATTTTCTCCCATCTCCCTTCTTTATTGATCATGATTGTGGCAACGGCTTATGCGTGTTCAAGTTTCGGGGTACTGCTTGCCTCTATTGCAAAATCCCGCCAACAAGTGCAGGGAATGTCAACGTTAATAGTGCTTGTGATGAGCTGTATTGGTGGCAGCATGGTTCCAACATTTATAATGCCGCTGTTCATGCAAAAGATTTCGGTGTTCTCCGTAAACTACTGGGGGATACAGGGTTTCTATGACATTTTTTGGAGAAAACTCCCGATAACAGATCTTACATTTCTTTCGCGTATTCTTGTATTGACAATAATCGGAACCGTAATGAACCTGATTGCGCTCCAGATGTTTAAGAAAAATGTGCTGAAGATTGCTTAAGACAAGCCCACTTCATCGATGTGATTTATTTTGATCACGTTAAAATAAAAGCGCACTTTTGCCGACTTCTATAAAGTACACACCACTTTTACATGTCGAAACCTAAGTCTAAAGTCACCATTGGCCACGTTTTCAAAACGATTATCTGGCCTCGCAAGAAACTTCTGTTTATTGGTCTGATCCTCATCATTATAAGCCGTGCTGCCGGCCTTGTCGCACCCTGGGCTACCAAGCCTTTTATGGACGACATTCTCGTGAAGCACGATATGGATAAACTACCAACAATCCTGATCGGGGTATTGGTAGCTATTTTAATTCAAGCCATCACTTCGTTTTTACTTACTCAAATTCTCAGTGTTGAAGCGCAGCACCTGATCTCTGTTCTACGCTCAAGTGTACAGAAGCATCTCCTGAGATTGCCCATTCGTTTCTTTGACAATCAAAAGTCAGGAGCCCTTGTGTCGCGCGTGATGAACGATGTGGAAGGAGTGAGAAATTTGGTTGGAACAGGTTTGGTGCAATTGATCGGAGGTACTCTTACTGCTGTGATTTCAGTTGGCTTTTTGATCAACATCAGCCCATTGATGACGTTGTTCGTACTGTTGCCGATGTCGATCTTCGGTGTCATTACTTTGAAAGCGTTTTCGATCATCCGCCCAATCTTTCGCGAACGCGGAAAAATAACTGCTGAGGTGACGGGACGCCTCACAGAAACTTTGAATGGTATCAGGGTTATTAAAGGATTCAATGCAGAAGCACAGGAAATAAAAGTATTCGAGCAAGGCGTGGAAAAACTTTTCCTCAACGTCAAAAAGAGCCTTACGTCTACCAGTGTTATAACAAGTTCGGGAGCATTCCTCGTGGGGTTGACTAGTGTTGGGATCATGGGGTTTAGCGGTTATTTCAACTTATCCGCTGGTGACTTTCTCCAGTTCACCATGTTCATGGTATTTATGATTGCGCCTATTGTGCAAATGAGCAATATCGGAAGTCAACTTACGGAAGCGTTTGCAGGTCTTGATCGTACAGAAGAACTGATGAATACCCCGGTGGAGGACGATAATTCGCAACGCACGATAAAGATAAAAGATATCAAAGGTGATATTTCCTTTAGTAATGTGTCATTTGCCTACGAAGAAGGTAAGACCGTTTTGAATGAAGTAAGTTTTGATGCTCCAGCCGGATCGGTCATTGCGCTGGTGGGTACATCGGGTTCGGGAAAAACAACTATAGCCGGACTGGCTGCTTCATTTTTGAATCCAGTTTCGGGAACGATTACCATCGATGGAGTCGATATGTCAAAAGTTTCATTGGACAGCTATCGCAGCAATTTGGGCGTAGTGTTGCAGGATGACTTTTTGTATGAAGGAACCATTCGTGAGAATATTTTATTTCCTCGACCCAATGCTACGGTTGACGAATTGCAGCAGGCTGTGAAAGCAGCTTATGTCGATGAATTTACCAACCGGTTTGAACTTGGATTGGATACAGTGATTGGCGAACGTGGCGTAAAACTTTCAGGTGGACAGCGTCAACGCATTGCCATTGCCCGTGCAATACTCGCCAATCCCAGAATTCTTATTCTTGATGAAGCAACATCTAACCTTGATACTGAAAGTGAAAGCTTCATTCAGGAAAGCTTGAAGGGCTTGATGAAGAACAGAACCACTTTCGTGATTGCTCACAGGCTAAGTACAATTCGTC
Proteins encoded in this window:
- the mntH gene encoding divalent metal cation transporter MntH, which gives rise to MSVEKKTMYQKNSNGKSLSEVHASVDATKQRGWRKLLAFLGPAYLVSVGYMDPGNWATDIAGGSKFGYALLWVLLMSNLMAILLQSLSARLGIVRQLDLAQASRASYHPIVNFCLWILAEIAIAACDLAEVLGMAIGLQLLFGIPLIWGVTLTVLDTLILLVLQSYGMRKIEAFIIALVFIIGASFLLEMFWAKPDAAQLIKGFIPSLPTSEALYIAIGIIGATVMPHNLYLHSSLVQTRRFDSSEKGIWSAIKYNVIDSVIALNAAFFVNAAILILAASTFFRAGMYEVSDIQDSYKFLAPLLGTDWASILFGVALVAAGQSSTITGTLAGQIVMEGYLNLRIAPWLRRLITRLIAITPAYIVIIFYGEGKTGALLVFSQVILSLQLGFAVIPLIHFTSDKEKMGVFVIKNWMKICAWVIATIIVTLNVKLVIQEISSWLESDSEHQWMIWSIVIPLCLATGALLLYIAFKPLLDKRRLEQTSLPHGTAVDLSSEASPVYKKIAITIDFSAVDVKTIQSAVAQGGLTATYLLLHITESAGAMWYGSDIADKEASVDAQALEDYASQLRARGYESEIKVGYGNPRRTIPEIVNDYQADLLVMGAHGHNWAKDLVFGTTVDTVRHRVNIPVLIVR
- the sirR gene encoding iron-dependent repressor encodes the protein MLSYTEENYLKAIYHLSEAGSKPVLTNDLADSMKTKPASATDMVKKLAAKKLISYQKYYGANLTAKGKTDALIVIRKHRLWETFLVQKLSFNWDEVHEVAEQLEHIQSPLLIEKLDKFLEFPKVDPHGHPIPDKTGKIKEMKQVNLSEFSVNKKCTVSAVKNGSPSFLQYLSKIGIYIGAMLCIVDKVDFDGSIEISIDNKKKAFISREAAENLLVTE
- the dapD gene encoding 2,3,4,5-tetrahydropyridine-2,6-dicarboxylate N-succinyltransferase; the protein is MQLQEQIEKVWSNRELLQTTEAQAAIREVVEQLDKGKLRVAEPVADGWKVNEWIKKAVILYFPIQTMETIEVGPFEFHDKIALKKNYKALGVRVVPHAIARYGSYVSKGVILMPSYVNIGAYVDEGTMVDTWATVGSCAQIGKNVHLSGGVGIGGVLEPVQAAPVIVEDNAFIGSRCIIVEGVRVGSEAVLGANVVLTASSKIIDVTGPKPVEYKSFVPPRSVVIPGTIPKQFPAGEFQVPCALIIGQRKESTDKKTSLNDALRDNQISV
- the mscL gene encoding large conductance mechanosensitive channel protein MscL; amino-acid sequence: MLKEFKAFAIRGNVIDLAVGVVIGAAFNKIVGSLIDDVITPLILKPALDAARLSHLSELTVFGTVKYGVFAASVINFVIVAFVLFLIIKGMNAAQKKEEAQPVTPSTPADVQLLTEIRDLLKK
- a CDS encoding ABC transporter ATP-binding protein, with protein sequence MISVLNLSKSYETVQALKGISFNIKQGEFFGLLGPNGAGKTTTISIMSTLLEPNEGSVSIAGFDLKANPTECKKTIGVVPQEIALYNELSAYDNLMFWGSLYNVSKSELRSRIDETLRLFGLFERRNDKVKTYSGGMKRRINIASALLHQPKVLFMDEPTVGIDPQSRNLIFEVVEKLHKEGMTFVYTTHYMEEAERFCDRIGIIDNGQIIAQGTLEELKSLSKINETIVVTFTNLSDSLYEKISSEWEGATRVGDVIHFVSSDVKKDLSVIVLKCSQAGLAISHIDIKKVNLETIFLSLTGKQLRD
- a CDS encoding ABC transporter permease, whose product is MKKLAIKDLKLFFADKRSLILTFAVPIALITLFAFAFGGVGQEKGKARPTKVLVADEDETGASKNVIAQLDSLKEIEVSLTDIGTAENRIRKGEEPAVLVFHKGFSDSLNAGKNPPIEFKYDGAKEAEIGILQGALTGKLMSILGARSIEKDVLTMVDSDNPGIDEVTRKKIHSQISKNFSSDQTKKISTTLIKKTPLVAEEETSPGLIQAVSGTAIMMLLFSVVGVGASMLDEKQEGTLKKLLYSPLHPNSILFGKMIYANSVSMLQLSVMFLYAWLVFGLDIFSHLPSLLIMIVATAYACSSFGVLLASIAKSRQQVQGMSTLIVLVMSCIGGSMVPTFIMPLFMQKISVFSVNYWGIQGFYDIFWRKLPITDLTFLSRILVLTIIGTVMNLIALQMFKKNVLKIA
- a CDS encoding multidrug ABC transporter ATP-binding protein; the protein is MSKPKSKVTIGHVFKTIIWPRKKLLFIGLILIIISRAAGLVAPWATKPFMDDILVKHDMDKLPTILIGVLVAILIQAITSFLLTQILSVEAQHLISVLRSSVQKHLLRLPIRFFDNQKSGALVSRVMNDVEGVRNLVGTGLVQLIGGTLTAVISVGFLINISPLMTLFVLLPMSIFGVITLKAFSIIRPIFRERGKITAEVTGRLTETLNGIRVIKGFNAEAQEIKVFEQGVEKLFLNVKKSLTSTSVITSSGAFLVGLTSVGIMGFSGYFNLSAGDFLQFTMFMVFMIAPIVQMSNIGSQLTEAFAGLDRTEELMNTPVEDDNSQRTIKIKDIKGDISFSNVSFAYEEGKTVLNEVSFDAPAGSVIALVGTSGSGKTTIAGLAASFLNPVSGTITIDGVDMSKVSLDSYRSNLGVVLQDDFLYEGTIRENILFPRPNATVDELQQAVKAAYVDEFTNRFELGLDTVIGERGVKLSGGQRQRIAIARAILANPRILILDEATSNLDTESESFIQESLKGLMKNRTTFVIAHRLSTIRQADQILVIENGRIEERGRHEELIAKKGRYFELYTYQARI